The genome window tatcatggggaggggggaagggggagggattgcattgggagttatacctgatgtaaatgacgagttgatgggtgctgacgagttgatgggtgcagcacagcaacatggcacaagtatacatatgtaacaaacctgcacgttatgcacatgtaccctagaacttaaagtataataataataaaaaataaattaaaaaaaaaaaagaaaatgtgacacatatacaccatggaatactatgcagccataaaaaggatgagtttgtttcctttgtagggacatggatgcagctggaaaccatcattctcagcaaactatcgcaagaacagaaaaccaaacaccgcatgttctcactcNgtgctgacgagttgatgggtgcagcacagcaacatggcacaagtatacatatgtaacaaacctgcacgttatgcacatgtaccctagaacttaaagtataataataataaataaataaataaataaataaataaataaataaaaagaatctgggatgtcaaaaaaaaaaaacaaaacacaaagggCCAAGTATCACATGTGAGGTGAAAGCACCATTCACCCTGCAGGTGGAGCAGGTGGACCTCCCCCGACAAAGCTAAAGGACAGCAGCCTCCCCTGTTAGAAATTAAGTCAGGAGCCGAACCTGAGACAGCCTAACAACAGACTTTCTGCAGGTGGCTCCTGCCCATCCCCAAGGAAAGCAGCAGCTTCTGCCCCCAGCTCAGCTCCCTGCAGAAAGATTGCATCAGCAGCTCATCTCAGGCAGACAGCTGGGCCTTCCTCCCAAAGCCCGTTTAGGAGAAGGAGATTGAGTGACTCAGCATACGAGGGTGTTTAGGGGCCCTAGCTCCACAGTTCCCACAGCGATGACCTTGGGGCACTCTGTGAATCTGAGCTGCCCTGGCTAAGAAGCCCCACCCCAGTCCTCACCCACAGCTCACTGAAGATGTCGTCCGACCTGAAGACCCACCCGAAAGGCCCCGAGCGCACAGAGTCCACGGTGCCCGGCTCCGGATCCACGAGCACAGCGCGGGGCAGGTACCTGCCACCTGAGGGGAGCAGGAGGGCATCAGCGAGCAGAGAGCCGCCATTCCCAGGACGGCGGTGGGGGAAGGGCTGGGGTCTCACACCTGGCCTCATTGTAGTATACGTTGAGGCGCTCCAGATGCAGGTCCCTGTCCCCGTGGGAGGTCCCAGCAGAATCGATGGTTTGTTCATCAGAGATCACCTCCCAGAACTGCGAGAGACAGGAGGGGCCAGACAGGCCAGGGCTGAGTCACGGAGGCTGCGGAGCCCGAGGCTCCCCAGCCCCTCTTCTATCCCCAGCCCCTCTCCTACCCCCACTCCAGGCCTTTGGATCTGTGGAGGTCCGCCCTGGCTGCCTAGCCAGCCACCCAGGTCCACCGCGACCCAGGCAGGGAGCCCAGGGGCCTCAATAGAGCTCCTGCCACTGCCAACATCTTCCCGGGCCACCCGGCAGGCCTGCGCTGGGCCCTCAAAGCCGCGGCCACCAACCTTGGTGTGAATCTGGTTCCCACACCGCCGGGTCTGCGATAGCACGATCTCCCTCATGGCCACTGTGGGACGGAAGGAGAAAAGCGAGGAGGAGCAGACGCACAGCGACAGTGCCAGTGCTCCGCCAACGCTAAAATAACCCCGcgcccacctcccccagcctcagaCTGGGCTACCAGAATAAGCAACAGCTTTACTTCCACACAGGTGTACCCACCTGTGAATCCGTTGGCGTTCAAGGTCTGTTGGAGGGCTCAGATGGCCTTGCTATGATCCTTTCCACGTTGGGGAAAGCTGGTCAGCTGGAGAACTTCCTCCCATGTCTTTAGTAAGACTAAATCCCAAGCTGAGCTGAAACAGAATTTTCCTCCCATAAGGGAAGGGAAGACTTTTGTTTCCATATTCACAGCGTGTCTTTGCACCTGTCCTAGATTGACAACATAATTTTGTAACTGATGAGCCCTTTCATCTATTAGGAGATCTGTGGTTAGGAAAGACCTTCTGTATGTTAACTCAATAGGATGTACTTATAAGTTTTCCTTTGGAGCAGCTCAAACCCAGAGTAAGCTACGCATGTTAGAGATAGTCAGGCCTCTAACTTAGCTAGAGTCTTCTTTAGAGTATGATTAACACTTTCACCTTTCCAGAGGACTGCGGTCTCCTCGCAGAGTGAAGGTGATATTGGATTCCTAAAGCTGAGGATAGCTGTTGGGAAATGACTGCTGTGAAAGATGGGCCATTGTCACTTTGCAGGCCTTTAGATGACCCAAAAGGAGGAATTATTTCTTCTGGTAAACACTTTTCAGATAGGGTGGAGAATGCCTCGATCTAACCAGTGAATGTATCAGTAAGCATTAGCAAATATTTGAATCTCCTGCAGAAAGGCATCTGAGTAAATTAGAGTTGCCAGCCCTCACCTG of Theropithecus gelada isolate Dixy unplaced genomic scaffold, Tgel_1.0 HiC_scaffold_2959, whole genome shotgun sequence contains these proteins:
- the LOC112617637 gene encoding tubulin beta-4B chain-like — protein: MREIVLSQTRRCGNQIHTKFWEVISDEQTIDSAGTSHGDRDLHLERLNVYYNEARCGRYLPRAVLVDPEPGTVDSVRSGPFGWVFRSDDIFSELWVRTG